One stretch of Arachis duranensis cultivar V14167 chromosome 1, aradu.V14167.gnm2.J7QH, whole genome shotgun sequence DNA includes these proteins:
- the LOC107487751 gene encoding uncharacterized protein LOC107487751 → MLLFGQPGHLAGNCPKKKYETGRVQQLGRVYTTFAAGAKGSETLIRGNCEISGRVLNALFDSGATHSFIAFEKANELGLRIVVLGYDLKLHNATHETIVTRLGCLQVSFRVKQREFVHDLICLPMSGLDLILRLDWLSKNHVLLDFSKKSVCFMLEGSEAPVVVNNYYLNSVIVNCSGTECQGIMLLTARVSGDDKSLAQILNVCEFHEVFSDDIDEFPPNREVEFAIELGA, encoded by the coding sequence ATGCTACTTTTTGGACAACCCGGACACCTGGCTGGGAATTGTCCAAAGAAGAAGTATGAGACTGGTAGAGTACAACAACTGGGGAGAGTGTACACTACTTTTGCAGCAGGTGCCAAGGGATCTGAGACCTTGATcagaggtaactgtgaaatatCTGGTAGAGTTTTAAATGCATTATTTGACTCCGGGgcaacacattcattcattgcatttgaaaaGGCTAATGAATTAGGGTTGAGAATAGTGGTCTTGGGTTATGATCTAAAGTTGCATAATGCTACTCATGAAACCATTGTGACTAGGTTAGGATGTCTACAAGTGTCATTCCGAGTCAAACAGCGTGAATTCGTGCATGatttgatttgtctgccaatGAGTGGTCTTGATCTCATCTTACGACTGGATTGGTTGTCTAAGAATCATGTCTTGCTTGACTTTTCTAAGAAATCAGTATGCTTTATGTTGGAAGGGTCAGAAGCGCCAGTTGTGGTGAATAACTATTATTTGAACTCTGTGATAGTAAATTGTTCTGGGACTGAATGTCAGGGCATTATGTTATTAACTGCGCGAGTTTCGGGTGATGATAAAAGCTTAGCACagattctgaatgtttgtgagTTTCATGAGGTGTTTTCGGATGATATAGATGAATTTCCACCTAATCGGGAGGTTGAGTTCGCAATTGAATTGGGTGCCTAG